The Moritella sp. 24 genome has a segment encoding these proteins:
- the avd gene encoding diversity-generating retroelement protein Avd, translated as MSKNLIIDEKCREMIMYGYVAIRQFPKHEKHVLGAEIRMSMLQVQRLIITALKRYHKKTTLTDLDIELSILRRRVRLAKDLKYIDLKRYEIWAGYMVEIGRMVGGWIRSVNGKKVSAL; from the coding sequence GTGAGTAAAAATCTAATTATAGACGAGAAGTGCCGAGAAATGATTATGTATGGGTACGTCGCTATTCGACAATTCCCCAAGCATGAAAAGCACGTTCTTGGCGCTGAGATTAGAATGTCTATGTTACAGGTTCAGCGCCTTATCATTACAGCGCTGAAACGCTACCACAAAAAGACCACGCTCACGGATTTAGACATTGAGTTATCCATCCTGCGTCGCCGCGTGAGGCTAGCCAAGGACCTAAAGTACATCGACCTCAAGCGCTATGAAATTTGGGCTGGTTACATGGTAGAAATAGGTCGCATGGTTGGCGGCTGGATACGCTCAGTAAATGGTAAAAAGGTATCGGCATTATGA
- a CDS encoding reverse transcriptase/maturase family protein: MITRSPLRGGNWNNGSNAGLGALNLNNARTNANNNIGFRPALDYARSSFPTGGCQCKFEKDAGTSAIAETLYTSIDASIECAYEEIYAFENLLSAAYSCRKGKSKNQSVMKFFDNLEENIIQIQNELMWCEYAPSPYHQFFVFEPKRRLISAPNFKDRVVHRAIYNIIEPHFDKTYIYDSYACRRGKGTHKGADRAQAFIRNVERKSNKAYALKADIYHYFSSIDHGILKQILSKKIKCQKTLSLLGFIIDTSPADEVGVGIPLGNLTSQMFANIYLNELDRYAKHYLKEKYYIRYMDDFVFIGPDKDKLHGIRVDVEKFLWEQLRLKTNSKTQVFPIAKERGRALDFLGFRIYATHRLLRKSSVKRIKSNLKKLRKGYAAGSVTIREMQQSVQSWLGHAKHAQTYNLRRTLFSVPFIKKPE; this comes from the coding sequence ATGATTACGCGCTCCCCGCTACGAGGCGGCAACTGGAACAATGGCTCTAACGCCGGCCTGGGTGCTCTCAACCTCAATAATGCTCGCACGAATGCGAACAACAACATCGGGTTTCGCCCTGCTCTTGATTACGCCAGAAGCAGTTTTCCTACGGGAGGCTGCCAGTGCAAGTTTGAAAAGGATGCAGGTACCTCAGCAATTGCTGAAACATTGTATACATCTATTGATGCGTCAATAGAATGCGCTTACGAAGAGATTTATGCTTTTGAAAACCTACTTTCAGCGGCGTATTCATGCCGAAAGGGTAAATCTAAAAATCAATCTGTAATGAAATTTTTCGATAACTTAGAAGAAAATATCATACAGATACAAAACGAGCTTATGTGGTGTGAGTACGCCCCGTCGCCGTACCATCAATTTTTCGTCTTTGAGCCTAAGCGCCGGTTAATATCAGCGCCAAACTTCAAGGATAGAGTTGTTCACAGGGCTATATATAATATTATCGAGCCACATTTCGACAAGACGTATATTTACGATTCATACGCCTGCCGCCGTGGAAAAGGAACGCATAAAGGAGCTGATAGAGCGCAAGCGTTCATACGCAACGTAGAGCGTAAAAGTAACAAGGCCTACGCGTTAAAGGCCGATATATATCATTATTTTTCAAGTATCGACCACGGTATTTTAAAGCAGATATTGTCTAAAAAGATCAAGTGCCAAAAAACATTAAGCTTACTTGGTTTTATTATTGATACTAGCCCTGCTGATGAGGTGGGGGTCGGTATTCCCCTGGGTAACCTTACAAGCCAAATGTTTGCCAATATCTACCTTAACGAGCTGGATAGATATGCAAAGCATTACCTAAAAGAAAAGTATTACATACGCTACATGGATGACTTTGTTTTTATCGGACCAGATAAGGATAAGCTGCATGGAATACGCGTAGATGTTGAGAAATTCCTATGGGAACAGCTGAGATTAAAGACAAACTCAAAGACGCAGGTATTCCCGATCGCAAAAGAGAGGGGTCGCGCCCTGGACTTCTTAGGATTCAGAATATACGCAACACACCGCTTACTAAGAAAAAGCAGTGTTAAGCGCATAAAATCAAACCTAAAAAAATTACGAAAAGGTTACGCCGCAGGTAGCGTCACAATACGTGAGATGCAGCAATCGGTGCAATCATGGCTTGGACACGCCAAGCACGCGCAGACATATAATTTACGACGCACCCTATTTTCGGTGCCTTTTATTAAAAAACCGGAGTGA